The Chitinophaga flava genome has a segment encoding these proteins:
- the nudK gene encoding GDP-mannose pyrophosphatase NudK, with translation MTPEVKIIDTAVLSDNWYTLRKVTYDYKKRNGTWQRQEREAYDRGNGAVILLYNSVQHTVILTRQFRLPSFINGNEDGMLIEACAGLLDKNNAEDCIRREAEEETGYRITAVKKIFEAYMSPGSVTEILHFFVAAYDGSMKVANGGGLEQEQEEIEVLEISATEALLMIEDGRIRDGKTIMLLQYAQLHQLL, from the coding sequence ATGACACCAGAAGTAAAAATCATTGATACAGCAGTATTGTCGGACAATTGGTACACACTGAGGAAAGTGACCTATGATTATAAGAAGAGAAATGGTACCTGGCAAAGGCAGGAAAGGGAAGCATACGACAGGGGCAATGGGGCAGTCATATTATTGTACAACAGTGTACAGCACACTGTTATTCTCACGCGGCAGTTCCGCCTGCCCTCCTTTATCAACGGTAATGAGGATGGTATGTTGATAGAAGCCTGTGCCGGCCTTCTGGACAAAAACAATGCTGAAGACTGTATCCGCAGGGAAGCGGAAGAAGAAACCGGCTACCGGATCACTGCAGTAAAAAAAATCTTTGAAGCTTATATGTCGCCTGGTTCTGTCACTGAGATCCTGCACTTTTTTGTAGCAGCCTACGACGGCTCTATGAAAGTGGCCAATGGCGGCGGGCTGGAGCAAGAACAGGAAGAAATTGAAGTACTGGAAATATCAGCAACAGAAGCGCTGCTTATGATTGAAGACGGCCGTATCCGCGATGGCAAAACCATCATGCTGCTGCAGTACGCACAGCTGCATCAGCTATTGTAA
- a CDS encoding DeoR/GlpR family DNA-binding transcription regulator, with amino-acid sequence MGFEERKRKILKLLDQEESKEVQEIADKLGISAITIRRDLQQLATEGLLVRTHGGAMKAPPLHPFSAFVDKAGVAQENKQHIGKLAAAQVKPGDTLFMDCGSTVFAMCPYLKKTGPLRIITNSLPVLAAFMDTDQITVNLIGGEVDRERKAVHGQRALQHIESYHAVKAFIGTDGLSVKNGLTAFSEKEAGISKAMATQADTVYLLCDSSKIGKDSYLKYAPLSLVDFLVTDHQLPATMAAQLKAGGVRLIS; translated from the coding sequence ATGGGATTTGAGGAAAGAAAACGCAAAATTTTAAAACTGCTGGACCAGGAAGAGAGTAAAGAAGTGCAGGAGATAGCAGACAAGCTGGGCATCTCGGCCATTACCATCCGGCGTGATCTGCAGCAACTGGCTACAGAAGGGCTGTTGGTACGCACTCACGGAGGAGCGATGAAAGCGCCGCCACTGCATCCGTTTTCTGCCTTTGTTGATAAAGCCGGTGTGGCACAGGAAAATAAGCAGCATATCGGTAAACTGGCCGCTGCACAGGTAAAGCCGGGTGATACGCTCTTCATGGACTGCGGCAGCACCGTGTTTGCCATGTGTCCCTACCTGAAAAAAACAGGCCCTCTGAGGATCATCACTAATTCATTGCCAGTACTGGCAGCGTTTATGGATACTGACCAGATCACCGTAAACCTGATTGGTGGCGAGGTAGACAGGGAAAGGAAAGCAGTTCACGGACAGCGGGCATTACAGCATATTGAAAGTTATCATGCTGTCAAAGCTTTCATCGGCACTGATGGGCTATCGGTCAAAAACGGTCTCACCGCTTTCAGCGAAAAAGAAGCCGGTATCAGCAAAGCCATGGCCACACAGGCGGACACGGTCTATCTCCTCTGTGATTCCTCCAAAATCGGAAAAGACAGCTATCTGAAATATGCACCCCTCAGCCTGGTTGATTTTCTGGTGACAGACCATCAGCTACCCGCTACTATGGCCGCACAACTGAAAGCAGGAGGGGTACGGCTTATTTCCTGA